One window of Methanobacterium sp. genomic DNA carries:
- a CDS encoding SufD family Fe-S cluster assembly protein, which yields MLQDTVKRAEKAKEKKALYGEDIDLEKFIKEEAGEHEQVSRASEVPKKVKETLLKVGVDPNEEERSGTFVQVDQSGVCTTCASESVEIMGMNVALDKYGWLKDYMWKAVAVDSDKYTAQTALREREQGGSGGYFIRSLPGSKEVFPLQACMFIGDEKVMQTAHNIIIAEENSELHIITGCATGEDVTSALHVGVSEFYLKKGAKITFTMVHNWAEQVDVRPRTGVMVGDDSTYISNYILTSPVRSIQSYPTAYCTGNNSKVVFQSILGGQKESVLDMGSRVILEGEGCSTEMISRSVSKDQSQIYARGHLAGRAKNVKGHLECHGLVLSDDSMIYAVPELEGSSTELELSHEAAVGKIDEEEVLYLMSRGLSEEEAASMIVRGFLSIDIAGLPPELAAETKKMMDQSLKGM from the coding sequence ATGTTGCAAGATACAGTAAAGCGTGCCGAGAAAGCTAAAGAAAAAAAAGCACTCTATGGTGAAGATATTGACCTGGAAAAGTTCATCAAAGAGGAAGCTGGTGAACATGAACAGGTTTCCCGAGCAAGCGAAGTTCCCAAAAAGGTAAAGGAGACCCTCCTGAAGGTGGGAGTAGATCCCAATGAAGAGGAAAGATCAGGTACATTCGTCCAGGTAGATCAAAGCGGAGTATGTACTACTTGTGCTTCCGAGTCTGTGGAAATAATGGGTATGAATGTGGCTCTGGATAAATATGGCTGGTTAAAGGATTACATGTGGAAAGCTGTAGCAGTTGATAGTGATAAATACACCGCACAAACAGCTTTACGAGAAAGAGAACAGGGTGGTAGTGGAGGATATTTTATTCGATCCCTGCCCGGCTCTAAAGAGGTATTCCCACTCCAGGCTTGCATGTTTATTGGTGATGAAAAGGTTATGCAAACTGCACACAACATTATCATTGCCGAAGAAAACTCTGAATTACACATCATAACCGGATGTGCAACAGGAGAAGATGTTACCTCTGCTTTACACGTAGGAGTTTCCGAATTCTACCTCAAAAAGGGCGCTAAAATCACTTTCACCATGGTGCACAACTGGGCAGAACAGGTGGATGTACGCCCCCGTACTGGTGTAATGGTAGGAGATGATTCAACTTACATCAGTAATTACATCCTCACCAGCCCTGTCAGGAGCATACAATCTTATCCAACTGCCTACTGTACCGGTAACAATTCTAAGGTTGTTTTCCAATCTATATTGGGTGGTCAGAAGGAGTCAGTCCTGGATATGGGTTCACGGGTTATATTAGAAGGTGAGGGTTGCAGCACTGAGATGATCTCCCGGTCTGTTTCCAAAGATCAGTCACAGATTTATGCCAGAGGACACTTGGCAGGAAGGGCCAAGAATGTTAAGGGCCACCTGGAATGTCATGGACTGGTTTTATCAGACGATTCAATGATATACGCTGTACCGGAACTGGAAGGTTCCTCCACGGAACTGGAATTATCTCACGAGGCGGCTGTAGGTAAAATTGATGAAGAAGAAGTGCTTTACCTCATGTCCCGAGGTCTAAGTGAAGAAGAAGCAGCATCCATGATTGTCAGAGGATTCCTGAGCATTGATATAGCTGGCCTTCCACCAGAACTGGCTGCTGAAACCAAAAAAATGATGGATCAAAGCTTAAAAGGAATGTGA
- a CDS encoding PRC-barrel domain-containing protein: MVEKEERKLIKGEEKVWSEIKGYQVATNNARILGELEELIINDRTGKITDVVIKVDKGRTVTVKGSKQKGDNLLVPFGKVEKVGEFIIISE; this comes from the coding sequence ATGGTTGAGAAAGAAGAAAGGAAACTCATAAAAGGGGAAGAAAAAGTTTGGAGTGAAATCAAGGGTTATCAGGTGGCTACTAACAATGCACGTATCCTGGGAGAGCTTGAAGAACTCATTATCAATGATAGAACTGGTAAAATCACTGACGTGGTAATTAAGGTTGATAAAGGAAGAACCGTTACAGTTAAAGGTTCTAAACAGAAAGGAGACAATTTACTGGTACCCTTTGGTAAAGTGGAAAAAGTGGGTGAATTCATTATCATCTCTGAATAA
- a CDS encoding NTP transferase domain-containing protein codes for MVIALLMAGGKGTRMNSDLEKPLTIVKGKSLIEHVLSALQDSSCVNEIVVATSHHTPKTAFHAENLGFRVLKTPGNGYVEDLSFLLSQEAFHHEVILTITSDLPLITGKIIDLVLEKYHKSSRPAMSVMVPLEIFRENGLKASLVLGNVVPSGLNILRGNDTEQDEEVLVLGKIELALNINSPEDIICLEKLWGNSRR; via the coding sequence ATGGTCATAGCTCTTTTAATGGCAGGTGGAAAGGGAACCCGGATGAATTCGGATCTGGAAAAACCCCTGACAATCGTTAAGGGGAAATCCCTCATTGAACATGTGCTCAGTGCACTGCAGGATTCTTCTTGCGTGAATGAAATAGTAGTAGCCACCAGCCATCACACTCCGAAAACAGCGTTCCATGCGGAAAATCTTGGTTTTAGAGTTTTAAAAACTCCGGGGAATGGATATGTAGAAGATCTTTCATTTCTTCTTTCCCAGGAGGCTTTTCATCATGAGGTAATCCTTACCATTACCTCGGATCTGCCCCTCATCACCGGAAAGATCATTGACCTGGTACTTGAGAAGTATCATAAATCATCCCGACCAGCCATGTCAGTGATGGTGCCATTGGAAATATTCCGTGAGAATGGTCTCAAGGCCAGTTTGGTGCTGGGGAATGTGGTTCCCTCTGGATTAAATATATTAAGGGGGAATGATACAGAACAAGATGAAGAAGTTCTGGTCCTTGGCAAAATTGAACTGGCGCTAAATATTAATAGCCCCGAGGACATAATATGCCTAGAGAAACTATGGGGAAACTCCAGAAGGTGA
- a CDS encoding winged helix-turn-helix domain-containing protein — protein sequence MKRVLWYLIAGSKGGVNRARIIKTLHDRPYNVNQLSKELDLDYKTIKHHMKVLEDHDIIFNSTGEKKYGAMYFLSNRMEENYPIFLDILSKMKT from the coding sequence ATGAAAAGAGTTTTATGGTATTTGATTGCTGGTAGTAAAGGGGGGGTCAACAGGGCCAGAATAATCAAAACCCTTCATGATAGGCCTTACAATGTCAATCAGCTTTCTAAAGAACTTGATCTTGATTATAAAACCATTAAACATCATATGAAGGTCTTGGAAGATCATGATATTATTTTTAACTCCACTGGGGAGAAAAAATATGGGGCAATGTACTTTTTATCGAATCGTATGGAGGAAAATTACCCCATCTTCTTAGATATTCTGAGTAAAATGAAAACTTAA